The following coding sequences are from one Rhipicephalus microplus isolate Deutch F79 chromosome 3, USDA_Rmic, whole genome shotgun sequence window:
- the LOC119160260 gene encoding uncharacterized protein LOC119160260, whose product MEAPFRVCILLALSTTAIAGYIGSGYGLGHGLSYGLGSGLSSYGLSHGIGYSGVTGYGLGSGYSYAPAVSRTVSAYHAAPAVATYAAAPVATYAAAPAVARVATYAPAPVTTYAATPTVTRVPTYAAAPVATYARAPVATYARAPVATYALATYAAAPVATYAAPSSVTRVATFARAPVATYAAAPAVNKVATYARAPVATYAAAPAVANVATYSAAPVATYAAAPAVASISHAAPAFTSYATPASTSYSAVPSYYNYGVGKLGYGTGHYSYGHGLIGYGLNYAYGLGTPKHYTALTHKKCKYSS is encoded by the exons TTTCGTGTCTGCATTCTCCTCGCCCTCTCCACCACTGCCATCGCTGGCTACATTGGTAGCGGCTATGGACTTGGCCACGGCCTCAGTTATGGTCTCGGTAGCGGCCTTTCCAGCTACGGCCTGTCCCATGGCATTGGATACTCTGGTGTGACCGGCTACGGCCTGGGCTCCGGGTATAGTTATGCACCAGCTGTCAGCCGCACCGTGTCCGCCTACCACGCTGCCCCAGCGGTTGCCACTTACGCAGCTGCTCCAGTAGCCACCTATGCCGCTGCCCCTGCTGTCGCCAGGGTCGCCACATACGCTCCGGCTCCAGTCACTACCTACGCTGCTACTCCAACAGTTACCAGGGTTCCTACTTACGCTGCTGCCCCAGTTGCTACCTACGCTCGGGCCCCAGTTGCCACCTACGCTCGGGCTCCGGTTGCAACCTATGCTC TGGCCACTTACGCTGCTGCTCcagtggccacatatgctgctcCATCTTCTGTGACCAGGGTTGCCACTTTTGCTCGAGCCCCAGTTGCCACTTACGCTGCTGCCCCGGCCGTGAACAAGGTTGCCACGTACGCACGGGCACCAGTCGCAACGTACGCTGCCGCCCCAGCTGTAGCCAACGTCGCCACCTACTCGGCAGCCCCAGTCGCTACTTACGCTGCTGCCCCAGCTGTGGCCAGCATTTCTCATGCTGCGCCAGCATTCACCTCGTACGCTACCCCAGCCTCCACGTCTTACAGCGCTGTGCCTTCCTATTACAATTATGGAGTTGGCAAACTCGGATACGGTACCGGGCACTACAGCTACGGTCACGGTCTCATTGGCTATGGCCTGAACTACGCGTATGGCCTCGGCACCCCCAAGCACTACACTGCTCTTACTCACAAGAAATGCAAGTATTCGTCATGA